One Melanotaenia boesemani isolate fMelBoe1 chromosome 8, fMelBoe1.pri, whole genome shotgun sequence DNA segment encodes these proteins:
- the vps4b gene encoding vacuolar protein sorting-associated protein 4B isoform X1 has translation MEPTNLQKAIAVAQKASEEDQAENYEEAIRSYQHAVKYFLHILKREPQGKDGNQKIRDKCKQYLDRVEELQAYLANKEKAIDLASKAAQEDKAQNYEEALRLYQAAVQYFLHVVKYEAQGEKAKQSIRAKCAEYLDRAEKLKEYLKKKEKAPPVKPVKESQSDDKGNESDEGEDPEKKKFQNQLSGAIVMEKPNIKWNDVAGLEGAKEALKEAVILPIKFPHLFTGKRTPWRGILLFGPPGTGKSYLAKAVATEANNSTFFSISSSDLVSKWLGESEKLVKNLFTLAREHKPSIIFIDEIDSLCGSRSENESEAARRIKTEFLVQMQGVGNDNEGVLVLGATNIPWTLDSAIRRRFEKRIYIPLPEEHARSFMFKLHLGSTPNSLNEADFATLGKKTDGYSGADISIIVRDALMQPVRKVQSATHFKQVRGPSRADPNIIIEDLLTPCSPGDPNAVEMTWMDVPGEKLLEPVVCMPDMLRSLANTKPTVNEQDLEKLKKFTEDFGQEG, from the exons ATggagccaacaaatctgcag AAAGCTATTGCTGTAGCACAGAAAGCGTCAGAAGAGGACCAGGCTGAAAACTATGAGGAAGCCATCCGATCCTACCAGCATGCCGTAAAGTACTTTCTTCACATTCTGAAAC gTGAACCTCAAGGTAAAGATGGCAACCAGAAGATAAGAGACAAATGTAAACAGTACCTGGACAGAGTGGAAGAACTACAAGCCTACCTAGCGAATAAAGAG AAAGCCATTGATCTTGCCAGCAAGGCAGCTCAGGAGGATAAAGCTCAGAACTATGAGGAGGCTCTTCGCCTCTATCAGGCTGCTGTTCAGTACTTTCTTCATGTGGTAAAAT ATGAAGCGCAGGGTGAAAAAGCCAAGCAGAGCATCCGGGCAAAATGTGCTGAATACTTGGACAGAGCAGAGAAACTAAAGGAGTatttgaagaagaaagagaaagctcCTCCTGTAAAGCCTGTTAAAGAGTCACAATCTGATGACAAAGG AAATGAAAGTGATGAAGGTGAAGatccagaaaaaaagaagttccaAAATCAACTCTCAG GTGCAATTGTCATGGAGAAACCAAATATCAAATGGAATGATGTTGCTGGTTTAGAGGGAGCCAAAGAAGCACTGAAAGAGGCTGTTATTCTTCCAATAAAGTTCCCCCACCTCTTCACAG GAAAGAGAACTCCATGGAGGGGGATCTTGCTCTTTGGGCCTCCAGGTACAGGAAAGTCCTACCTGGCTAAAGCTGTTGCAACGGAAGCAAACAACTCAACCTTCTTCTCAATCTCTTCATCTGATCTTGTCTCCAAATGGCTGGGAGAGAGTGAAAA GTTGGTGAAGAATCTTTTCACCCTTGCAAGGGAGCATAAGCCTTCTATCATCTTCATTGATGAGATAGACTCCTTGTGCGGTTCACGAAGTGAGAATGAGAGTGAAGCTGCTCGTCGTATTAAAACAGAGTTCCTGGTTCAGATGCAAG gcGTGGGGAATGACAATGAGGGAGTGCTTGTACTTGGAGCAACAAACATCCCTTGGACTCTTGACTCTGCCATCAGAAGAAG GTTTGAGAAGAGGATCTACATCCCGTTGCCTGAAGAGCACGCCCGCTCCTTCATGTTCAAGCTACATCTAGGCTCCACCCCCAACAGCCTCAACGAAGCTGATTTTGCCACGCTGGGCAAGAAGACAGATGGATACTCGGGAGCAGATATCAGCATCATTGTCAGAGATGCTCTAATGCAGCCTGTACGAAAGGTCCAGTCAGCAACCCACTTCAAACAG gtacgAGGTCCATCAAGAGCTGATCCAAACATCATCATTGAAGACCTCCTGACTCCTTGTTCACCTGGTGATCCAAATGCAGTTGAAATGACCTGGATGGACGTCCCTGGGGAGAAGCTATTGGAACCGGTGGTGTGCATG ccTGACATGTTGAGGTCTCTGGCAAATACAAAGCCAACAGTCAATGAGCAGGATctggagaaactgaaaaaattCACAGAAGACTTTGGACAGGAAGGCTAG
- the vps4b gene encoding vacuolar protein sorting-associated protein 4B isoform X2: MANNNLQKAIDLASKAAQEDKAQNYEEALRLYQAAVQYFLHVVKYEAQGEKAKQSIRAKCAEYLDRAEKLKEYLKKKEKAPPVKPVKESQSDDKGNESDEGEDPEKKKFQNQLSGAIVMEKPNIKWNDVAGLEGAKEALKEAVILPIKFPHLFTGKRTPWRGILLFGPPGTGKSYLAKAVATEANNSTFFSISSSDLVSKWLGESEKLVKNLFTLAREHKPSIIFIDEIDSLCGSRSENESEAARRIKTEFLVQMQGVGNDNEGVLVLGATNIPWTLDSAIRRRFEKRIYIPLPEEHARSFMFKLHLGSTPNSLNEADFATLGKKTDGYSGADISIIVRDALMQPVRKVQSATHFKQVRGPSRADPNIIIEDLLTPCSPGDPNAVEMTWMDVPGEKLLEPVVCMPDMLRSLANTKPTVNEQDLEKLKKFTEDFGQEG; the protein is encoded by the exons ATGGCCAACAATAATTTACAG AAAGCCATTGATCTTGCCAGCAAGGCAGCTCAGGAGGATAAAGCTCAGAACTATGAGGAGGCTCTTCGCCTCTATCAGGCTGCTGTTCAGTACTTTCTTCATGTGGTAAAAT ATGAAGCGCAGGGTGAAAAAGCCAAGCAGAGCATCCGGGCAAAATGTGCTGAATACTTGGACAGAGCAGAGAAACTAAAGGAGTatttgaagaagaaagagaaagctcCTCCTGTAAAGCCTGTTAAAGAGTCACAATCTGATGACAAAGG AAATGAAAGTGATGAAGGTGAAGatccagaaaaaaagaagttccaAAATCAACTCTCAG GTGCAATTGTCATGGAGAAACCAAATATCAAATGGAATGATGTTGCTGGTTTAGAGGGAGCCAAAGAAGCACTGAAAGAGGCTGTTATTCTTCCAATAAAGTTCCCCCACCTCTTCACAG GAAAGAGAACTCCATGGAGGGGGATCTTGCTCTTTGGGCCTCCAGGTACAGGAAAGTCCTACCTGGCTAAAGCTGTTGCAACGGAAGCAAACAACTCAACCTTCTTCTCAATCTCTTCATCTGATCTTGTCTCCAAATGGCTGGGAGAGAGTGAAAA GTTGGTGAAGAATCTTTTCACCCTTGCAAGGGAGCATAAGCCTTCTATCATCTTCATTGATGAGATAGACTCCTTGTGCGGTTCACGAAGTGAGAATGAGAGTGAAGCTGCTCGTCGTATTAAAACAGAGTTCCTGGTTCAGATGCAAG gcGTGGGGAATGACAATGAGGGAGTGCTTGTACTTGGAGCAACAAACATCCCTTGGACTCTTGACTCTGCCATCAGAAGAAG GTTTGAGAAGAGGATCTACATCCCGTTGCCTGAAGAGCACGCCCGCTCCTTCATGTTCAAGCTACATCTAGGCTCCACCCCCAACAGCCTCAACGAAGCTGATTTTGCCACGCTGGGCAAGAAGACAGATGGATACTCGGGAGCAGATATCAGCATCATTGTCAGAGATGCTCTAATGCAGCCTGTACGAAAGGTCCAGTCAGCAACCCACTTCAAACAG gtacgAGGTCCATCAAGAGCTGATCCAAACATCATCATTGAAGACCTCCTGACTCCTTGTTCACCTGGTGATCCAAATGCAGTTGAAATGACCTGGATGGACGTCCCTGGGGAGAAGCTATTGGAACCGGTGGTGTGCATG ccTGACATGTTGAGGTCTCTGGCAAATACAAAGCCAACAGTCAATGAGCAGGATctggagaaactgaaaaaattCACAGAAGACTTTGGACAGGAAGGCTAG